The following proteins are co-located in the Vigna unguiculata cultivar IT97K-499-35 chromosome 9, ASM411807v1, whole genome shotgun sequence genome:
- the LOC114164173 gene encoding GATA transcription factor 7-like — protein MEVAVAKALKPSLRREFIVQQTHCEDFFCLNANNVAGGDDFFVDDLFDFSDGSLHHEPQEYVEEKKSLSASSQSKDRGEDDSNSNSTGVSYDSLFSAELAVPAGDLEDLEWVSHFVDDSLPELSLLYPVRPEEVNRRVEPEPSAKKTPRFPCEMKIATKTRTVRNRKPNARVWSLGPLLSLPSSPSSCSSSATEPPAKKQKKRAEAQPVGAQVQRRCSHCQVQKTPQWRTGPLGAKTLCNACGVRYKSGRLFSEYRPACSPTFCSDIHSNSHRKVLEIRKKKGVSGPDTGPAHPQAQMVPTC, from the exons ATGGAGGTAGCTGTGGCCAAAGCGTTGAAACCGAGTTTAAGGAGGGAGTTCATCGTTCAGCAAACGCACTGCGAGGATTTTTTTTGCCTCAACGCCAACAACGTTGCCGGCGGCGACGATTTCTTCGTCGACGACCTATTTGACTTTTCAGACGGCTCTCTTCACCACGAACCACAAGAATACgtggaagaaaaaaagagtttaTCGGCCTCGTCGCAGTCAAAGGACCGTGGAGAAGACGATAGCAACTCTAATTCCACCGGAGTTTCTTATGACTCACTTTTCTCCGCCGAACTCGCCGTTCCG GCCGGTGATTTGGAGGACCTAGAGTGGGTTTCACACTTTGTTGACGATTCTCTCCCGGAGCTGTCTCTTTTATACCCGGTTCGTCCGGAGGAGGTGAACCGGCGAGTCGAACCGGAACCCTCAGCGAAGAAAACGCCTCGTTTTCCGTGTGAAATGAAGATAGCGACCAAGACGAGAACGGTAAGGAATAGAAAACCCAACGCTCGCGTgtggtcgttgggcccgttgcTCTCCCTCCCGTCCTCGCCGTCTTCGTGCTCTTCTTCCGCGACGGAGCCGCCCGCGAAGAAGCAGAAGAAGCGGGCCGAGGCCCAGCCCGTTGGGGCCCAGGTTCAGCGGCGGTGCAGTCACTGTCAGGTGCAGAAGACGCCGCAGTGGAGGACGGGCCCACTGGGCGCAAAAACCCTCTGCAACGCGTGCGGGGTCCGCTACAAATCGGGTCGGCTTTTTTCGGAGTACAGACCGGCCTGTAGCCCAACCTTCTGCAGCGATATTCACTCCAATAGCCACCGGAAAGTGTTGGAGATTCGCAAGAAGAAAGGGGTGTCTGGGCCGGACACCGGTCCGGCCCATCCCCAGGCCCAAATGGTTCCCACCTGCTGA